One segment of Panicum virgatum strain AP13 chromosome 1K, P.virgatum_v5, whole genome shotgun sequence DNA contains the following:
- the LOC120696216 gene encoding protein tas-like isoform X3: protein MTMGEQSGAPGSLRLLDAAFDAGVNFFDSVEMYPVPQRSETSGRSEELLGRWLRTRRAPRDQVVIATKVAGPSGQMTWIRGGPMSVDSQNITEAIDGRWLTTRHFCAFLLQISFCSPLILAGLGV, encoded by the exons ATGACGATGGGGGAGCAGAGCGGTGCGCCGGGCTCACTGcgcctcctcgacgccgccTTCGACGCCGGGGTCAACTTCTTTGACTCCGTCGAGATGTACCCGGTCCCGCAGCGCAGCGAGACCAGCGGGCGCAGCGAGGAGCTCCTCGGCCGCTGGCTGCGGACCCGCCGGGCCCCGCGTGACCAA gTCGTCATCGCCACCAAG GTGGCCGGGCCGTCCGGCCAGATGACGTGGATCCGCGGCGGGCCGATGTCTGTCGATTCGCAGAACATCACGGAGGCAATTGATGGGAGGTGGTTAACCACTAGACATTTCTGTGCATTTCTACTGCAAATTTCGTTCTGTTCTCCTCTGATACTTGCCGGTCTGGGAGTTTAG
- the LOC120696155 gene encoding protein tas-like isoform X2 → MLERYIGLSNEAPYDLMKFLQLSKDFQLRSKLLTVQNSYNLLCRNFDSGLAECCHHERISLLAYSPMAMGILSGKYNSSDDCGPPEARMNLFNGRYSEGESQYKLQSPKVKLAVKEYTQIAAKYGISPATLAIAFVLRHPLVALAVFGATKSWQLCEVLQAARIHLPEEIRVEINDVHARYPNPCP, encoded by the exons ATGCTGGAAAG GTACATTGGCCTTAGTAACGAGGCTCCGTACGACCTGATGAAGTTTCTTCAGCTGAGCAAGGACTTTCAGTTGCGTTCCAAGCTACTGACAGTGCAG AACTCATATAACTTGCTGTGCCGGAATTTTGATTCTGGATTGGCAGAATGCTGCCATCACGAGAG AATCAGCTTGCTGGCCTACAGCCCAATGGCAATGGGTATACTTTCTGGAAAGTATAACTCATCTGATGACTGTGGTCCACCAGAGGCAAGGATGAATCTTTTCAATG GGAGATATTCTGAAGGCGAATCCCAATACAAACTTCAGAGTCCTAAAGTGAAATTAGCTGTGAAG GAATACACACAGATTGCTGCGAAGTATGGAATTTCTCCAGCAACCTTAGCGATAG CATTTGTATTGAGGCACCCACTTGTGGCATTAGCTGTTTTTGGTGCTACTAAATCATGGCAGCTTTGTGAGGTTCTTCAGGCAGCTAGGATCCATCTCCCCGAGGAAATTCGTGTTGAGATCAATGATGTTCATGCAAGATACCCGAACCCTTGCCCATAA
- the LOC120696216 gene encoding protein tas-like isoform X2, protein MAMPTFHLAPDLPPVSRLCFGTMTMGEQSGAPGSLRLLDAAFDAGVNFFDSVEMYPVPQRSETSGRSEELLGRWLRTRRAPRDQVVIATKVAGPSGQMTWIRGGPMSVDSQNITEAIDGRWLTTRHFCAFLLQISFCSPLILAGLGV, encoded by the exons atggCCATGCCCACCTTCCACCTCGCCCCCGACCTGCCACCGGTCTCCCGCCTCTGCTTCG GGACGATGACGATGGGGGAGCAGAGCGGTGCGCCGGGCTCACTGcgcctcctcgacgccgccTTCGACGCCGGGGTCAACTTCTTTGACTCCGTCGAGATGTACCCGGTCCCGCAGCGCAGCGAGACCAGCGGGCGCAGCGAGGAGCTCCTCGGCCGCTGGCTGCGGACCCGCCGGGCCCCGCGTGACCAA gTCGTCATCGCCACCAAG GTGGCCGGGCCGTCCGGCCAGATGACGTGGATCCGCGGCGGGCCGATGTCTGTCGATTCGCAGAACATCACGGAGGCAATTGATGGGAGGTGGTTAACCACTAGACATTTCTGTGCATTTCTACTGCAAATTTCGTTCTGTTCTCCTCTGATACTTGCCGGTCTGGGAGTTTAG
- the LOC120696216 gene encoding protein tas-like isoform X1, with amino-acid sequence MAMPTFHLAPDLPPVSRLCFGSTSTPSIPFSPAGGSALADPPRPRARAIRAGTMTMGEQSGAPGSLRLLDAAFDAGVNFFDSVEMYPVPQRSETSGRSEELLGRWLRTRRAPRDQVVIATKVAGPSGQMTWIRGGPMSVDSQNITEAIDGRWLTTRHFCAFLLQISFCSPLILAGLGV; translated from the exons atggCCATGCCCACCTTCCACCTCGCCCCCGACCTGCCACCGGTCTCCCGCCTCTGCTTCGGTTCCACCTCGACTCCCTCCATCCCTTTCTCTCCCGCTGGTGGATCTGCGCTGGCTGAccccccgcgcccgcgcgctcGCGCGATTCGTGCAGGGACGATGACGATGGGGGAGCAGAGCGGTGCGCCGGGCTCACTGcgcctcctcgacgccgccTTCGACGCCGGGGTCAACTTCTTTGACTCCGTCGAGATGTACCCGGTCCCGCAGCGCAGCGAGACCAGCGGGCGCAGCGAGGAGCTCCTCGGCCGCTGGCTGCGGACCCGCCGGGCCCCGCGTGACCAA gTCGTCATCGCCACCAAG GTGGCCGGGCCGTCCGGCCAGATGACGTGGATCCGCGGCGGGCCGATGTCTGTCGATTCGCAGAACATCACGGAGGCAATTGATGGGAGGTGGTTAACCACTAGACATTTCTGTGCATTTCTACTGCAAATTTCGTTCTGTTCTCCTCTGATACTTGCCGGTCTGGGAGTTTAG
- the LOC120696155 gene encoding protein tas-like isoform X1, with amino-acid sequence MFGETEYDPSCQYTSIPTEEQLEALGRAINAGKIRYIGLSNEAPYDLMKFLQLSKDFQLRSKLLTVQNSYNLLCRNFDSGLAECCHHERISLLAYSPMAMGILSGKYNSSDDCGPPEARMNLFNGRYSEGESQYKLQSPKVKLAVKEYTQIAAKYGISPATLAIAFVLRHPLVALAVFGATKSWQLCEVLQAARIHLPEEIRVEINDVHARYPNPCP; translated from the exons ATGTTTGGGGAAACAGAGTATGACCCGAGCTGCCAGTACACGTCCATTCCAACGGAAGAACAACTCGAGGCCCTTGGAAGAGCCATAAATGCTGGAAAG ATCAGGTACATTGGCCTTAGTAACGAGGCTCCGTACGACCTGATGAAGTTTCTTCAGCTGAGCAAGGACTTTCAGTTGCGTTCCAAGCTACTGACAGTGCAG AACTCATATAACTTGCTGTGCCGGAATTTTGATTCTGGATTGGCAGAATGCTGCCATCACGAGAG AATCAGCTTGCTGGCCTACAGCCCAATGGCAATGGGTATACTTTCTGGAAAGTATAACTCATCTGATGACTGTGGTCCACCAGAGGCAAGGATGAATCTTTTCAATG GGAGATATTCTGAAGGCGAATCCCAATACAAACTTCAGAGTCCTAAAGTGAAATTAGCTGTGAAG GAATACACACAGATTGCTGCGAAGTATGGAATTTCTCCAGCAACCTTAGCGATAG CATTTGTATTGAGGCACCCACTTGTGGCATTAGCTGTTTTTGGTGCTACTAAATCATGGCAGCTTTGTGAGGTTCTTCAGGCAGCTAGGATCCATCTCCCCGAGGAAATTCGTGTTGAGATCAATGATGTTCATGCAAGATACCCGAACCCTTGCCCATAA